A portion of the Pseudomonas protegens CHA0 genome contains these proteins:
- a CDS encoding ankyrin repeat domain-containing protein, with protein sequence MKLFSGAIARRIGIRGLGLALTLLAATPVAQAFDLDLAWFKWSGMRRNFVLDYPETATLELKPFPLPGLARMPLRIVLSQYRGLFYFNAYQDLQYRQRVYKSPPMALFSPEELRACVSPGDDIQVNDIWPTSNSLVPGITLTPLSFQCKEPSEWQLSGRYLLIDQRDPQHPLLAISHRQDLGQMEFTPLQPISEETGRQWLQALETFPPWFRPFTQGSGPITVNAFVPAPASTPDSLWKEFRALHEQLRTAKDKLPGIREVEDFFVTHDFRSIATERREYAGLLNDIAYWTSEAGQLQTARPWLKEVLRRDPGRMPTYLNLADLDWAIYQQRTQDNIHQGRAIEGYRVYCGLRLKRQMSIPPRVLQRLGLNAANPRDCQAFWPLVDAVDTGDLSEVQRLLASGISGEVMADDGRSALLHALDAPHLDIARLLLEHGAHTSGLYNWTTLATLAMRRDLGDSPDLSQGGRLKFLIEAGVAIDEPDSQGVTPLMQMAENKRSLQGFSWLLQYPQNLDLRNKNDGETALYRAFSGNNYVAMKQLIAAGANLNLSYGRAVCNNQPVGESLLTLVADKTSADAQSPSVSQQDTLEMFTLLLEKGADPNVGQHCEKKGYAILLEAIARKKREDMLKVLQRYAPTPPAS encoded by the coding sequence TTGAAGCTATTCTCAGGCGCCATCGCCCGGCGCATCGGCATTCGCGGGCTTGGCCTGGCGCTGACACTGCTGGCTGCCACTCCCGTGGCCCAGGCCTTCGACCTGGACCTGGCCTGGTTCAAATGGTCGGGAATGCGCCGCAACTTCGTCCTCGACTACCCGGAAACCGCCACCCTGGAGCTCAAGCCGTTCCCCCTGCCGGGCCTGGCGCGGATGCCGCTGCGGATTGTCCTGAGCCAGTACCGCGGGCTGTTCTACTTCAATGCCTATCAGGACCTGCAGTACCGGCAGCGGGTCTACAAGTCGCCGCCGATGGCTCTGTTCAGCCCTGAAGAGCTGCGGGCCTGTGTGTCCCCGGGCGATGACATCCAGGTCAACGACATCTGGCCCACGAGCAACAGCCTGGTCCCCGGCATCACCCTGACGCCCCTGAGCTTCCAGTGCAAGGAGCCATCCGAGTGGCAACTTAGCGGGCGCTACCTGCTGATCGACCAGCGCGATCCGCAACACCCGCTGCTGGCCATCAGTCACCGCCAGGACCTTGGCCAGATGGAATTCACCCCGTTGCAACCCATCAGCGAGGAAACCGGGCGGCAGTGGTTGCAGGCCCTGGAGACCTTCCCGCCGTGGTTCCGCCCCTTCACCCAAGGCAGCGGGCCGATCACCGTCAACGCCTTTGTGCCAGCGCCAGCCTCGACCCCGGACAGCCTGTGGAAAGAGTTCCGCGCGCTGCACGAACAACTGCGCACGGCCAAGGACAAACTGCCGGGCATCCGCGAAGTGGAAGACTTCTTCGTCACCCATGACTTTCGCAGCATCGCCACCGAGCGCCGTGAATACGCCGGCCTGCTCAACGACATCGCCTACTGGACCAGCGAAGCCGGGCAGCTGCAAACCGCCCGCCCCTGGCTCAAGGAGGTGCTGCGCCGCGACCCGGGGCGCATGCCGACCTACCTCAACCTGGCGGACCTGGACTGGGCGATCTACCAACAACGCACGCAGGACAACATCCACCAGGGCCGGGCCATCGAGGGCTACCGGGTGTATTGCGGCCTGCGCCTGAAGCGCCAGATGAGCATCCCGCCCCGGGTGCTGCAGCGCTTGGGCCTTAACGCCGCCAATCCCCGGGACTGCCAGGCCTTCTGGCCGCTGGTGGACGCGGTGGATACCGGCGACCTGAGCGAAGTGCAGCGCCTGCTGGCCAGTGGCATCAGCGGCGAGGTCATGGCCGACGATGGCCGCAGCGCCTTGTTGCACGCCCTGGACGCACCGCACCTGGATATCGCCCGGCTGCTGCTGGAGCACGGCGCCCACACCAGCGGCCTGTACAACTGGACCACCCTGGCGACCCTGGCCATGCGCCGCGACCTGGGCGACAGCCCCGACCTGAGCCAGGGCGGGCGCCTGAAGTTCCTCATCGAGGCTGGCGTGGCCATCGACGAACCCGACAGCCAGGGCGTGACGCCACTGATGCAGATGGCCGAGAACAAGCGCAGCCTGCAAGGCTTCAGCTGGCTGCTGCAGTACCCGCAGAACCTCGACCTGCGCAACAAGAATGACGGCGAAACCGCACTGTACCGGGCCTTCTCGGGCAACAACTACGTGGCCATGAAGCAGTTGATAGCGGCCGGCGCCAACCTCAACCTGAGCTACGGCCGTGCCGTTTGCAACAACCAGCCCGTCGGCGAAAGCCTGCTGACCCTGGTCGCCGACAAGACCTCCGCCGACGCCCAGTCGCCCTCCGTCAGCCAGCAGGACACCCTGGAGATGTTCACCCTGCTGCTGGAGAAAGGCGCCGACCCGAATGTCGGCCAGCACTGCGAGAAAAAGGGCTACGCAATATTGCTGGAAGCCATTGCCCGGAAAAAACGCGAGGACATGCTCAAGGTCCTGCAGCGCTACGCCCCTACCCCGCCTGCCAGCTGA
- a CDS encoding ankyrin repeat domain-containing protein, with translation MNLFTDAIGIRRLCLALVLLAGVPVAQAFDLSKIRWWEMQSDILLDDPETATLQLEPFPLPGLAQAPARVILSQYQGLFYLNGYADGQYRQRVYKSPPLPLFDAQALQVCVPEQRPVEATDNWPPSKQLEAALSLTKLSFDCQSPGWELSNRYLLVDSRDPQRPLLAIGQRQGEARIDFTPQQPTSPELQQQWLQALQKYPKLLEPFDASSGQLSVKPYAPPPSAEQVWTEFRQLHTQLRDAKDKAPGIARVEEFFSRHDFRAIAPERSNYPGLLNDIAYWATEAGQLQSARPWLAYVLRRDPGRMPTYLNLADLDWRLYEQQPADTRHRGRAMENYRLYCGLRLQRQLGVPARVTQRLDLEAPSEPACQSAWPLVTAVDQGDAGEVRRLLENGLSGDVIAADGRPVLLHALDKPDLDIARLLLAHGARPDGQYNGRTQVVLAMRRDLKDNPDLNRAKRLGFLLQAGAAIDEQDAQGGTALQEMAKNREDIERFNWLLLHPQDLDKRSGPDGVTALFLALKGGNYAAARQLVAAGANLNLSYGRDFCAQQPIRESLLMIVAEQGSPEVINPWVSQQESLDMFTLLLQRGADPNVGRYCKNNGYTWLLEIMARRKRDDMLKVLQGFAPPPPATTFRL, from the coding sequence TTGAACCTATTCACAGACGCCATCGGCATTCGCAGGCTTTGCCTGGCACTGGTGCTGCTGGCTGGCGTCCCCGTCGCCCAGGCGTTCGACCTGTCCAAGATCCGCTGGTGGGAGATGCAGAGCGACATCCTCCTGGACGACCCGGAAACCGCCACGCTGCAACTCGAACCCTTTCCCCTGCCCGGGCTGGCCCAGGCGCCGGCCCGAGTGATCCTCAGCCAATACCAAGGGTTGTTCTATCTCAATGGCTATGCGGATGGGCAGTACCGGCAGCGAGTCTACAAGTCGCCGCCCTTGCCGCTGTTCGATGCCCAGGCGCTACAGGTCTGCGTGCCCGAGCAGCGACCCGTTGAGGCCACCGACAACTGGCCGCCGAGCAAGCAACTGGAAGCCGCCCTGAGCCTGACCAAGCTGAGTTTCGACTGCCAGAGCCCAGGCTGGGAGTTGAGCAATCGCTACTTGCTGGTGGACAGCCGCGATCCCCAGCGGCCGTTGCTGGCCATCGGTCAGCGCCAGGGCGAGGCACGGATCGACTTCACCCCGCAGCAACCGACCAGCCCCGAACTGCAGCAGCAATGGCTGCAAGCCCTGCAGAAGTACCCGAAGCTGCTGGAACCCTTTGACGCCAGCAGCGGCCAGCTCAGCGTCAAGCCCTATGCGCCGCCGCCCAGCGCGGAGCAGGTCTGGACAGAATTTCGCCAGTTGCACACGCAATTGCGCGATGCCAAAGACAAGGCCCCGGGCATCGCCCGGGTGGAAGAGTTCTTCAGCCGTCATGACTTTCGCGCGATCGCCCCCGAGCGCAGTAACTACCCGGGCCTGCTCAACGACATCGCCTATTGGGCCACCGAGGCCGGCCAGTTGCAGAGCGCCCGCCCCTGGCTGGCGTACGTGCTGCGTCGCGACCCGGGGCGCATGCCGACCTACCTCAATCTGGCGGACCTGGATTGGCGCCTGTACGAACAGCAGCCCGCGGACACCCGGCACCGGGGCCGGGCCATGGAGAACTATCGGCTGTATTGCGGGCTGCGCCTGCAACGCCAACTTGGGGTCCCTGCCAGGGTCACCCAACGCCTGGACCTTGAGGCACCCAGCGAACCGGCCTGCCAAAGCGCCTGGCCGCTGGTGACGGCGGTGGACCAGGGTGACGCGGGCGAAGTCCGGCGCCTGCTGGAGAACGGCCTGAGCGGCGACGTCATCGCCGCCGACGGGCGCCCGGTGCTGTTGCACGCGCTGGACAAGCCAGACCTGGACATCGCCCGGCTGTTGCTGGCCCATGGCGCCCGCCCCGACGGCCAGTACAACGGCCGAACCCAGGTGGTCCTGGCCATGCGCCGCGACCTCAAGGACAACCCCGACCTGAACCGGGCCAAGCGCCTTGGGTTCCTGTTGCAGGCCGGCGCCGCCATCGATGAGCAGGACGCCCAGGGTGGCACCGCGCTGCAGGAAATGGCGAAAAACCGCGAGGACATCGAGCGCTTCAACTGGCTGCTGCTGCACCCCCAGGACCTCGACAAACGCAGCGGGCCAGACGGCGTAACCGCGCTATTCCTGGCGCTCAAGGGAGGCAACTACGCTGCTGCCCGGCAACTGGTGGCGGCCGGTGCCAACCTCAACCTGAGCTACGGCCGCGATTTCTGCGCACAGCAGCCGATTCGCGAAAGCCTGCTGATGATCGTCGCCGAACAGGGCTCGCCCGAAGTCATCAATCCCTGGGTCAGCCAGCAAGAGAGCCTGGACATGTTCACCCTGCTGCTACAACGTGGCGCCGACCCCAACGTCGGCCGCTACTGCAAGAACAACGGCTACACCTGGCTGCTGGAGATCATGGCCCGGCGCAAGCGCGACGACATGCTCAAGGTGCTGCAAGGCTTTGCGCCGCCACCGCCGGCGACGACGTTTCGTCTTTGA
- a CDS encoding AraC family transcriptional regulator, which produces MLHSHLTTLNAVSLILNTFKDQGQAGGALLAGSGINPADLSRADTRITTNQEMLVCANAVALQRDIGLELGRRMHVSSYGMLGYALLTSATLGDALRLALRYPALMGTLFELSLETDGSRIWLTAADYRESPALAAFNTEFCLVSLKVICDDLLGHALPLLGARFDYPAPDYQQRYREPFDCPLQFNASSNAFAFDQRWLDQPLPLADVITHQAMAERCRKQNTEFTGRQAWLGRIRQLLAAQLDAAPGLEGLAEQMNCSARTLRRHLRDLGCSYQELLDELRFERAKQMLCEDQMPIYRIAEALGFSETASFRHAFIRWSGVAPSQFRP; this is translated from the coding sequence ATGCTGCACTCGCACCTCACCACCCTCAATGCGGTTTCCCTGATCCTCAACACCTTCAAGGACCAGGGCCAGGCCGGCGGCGCGCTGTTGGCCGGCAGCGGTATAAACCCCGCCGACCTGAGCCGCGCCGACACTCGCATCACCACCAACCAGGAAATGCTGGTGTGCGCCAACGCCGTGGCCTTGCAACGGGACATCGGCCTGGAACTGGGCCGGCGCATGCACGTTTCCTCCTACGGCATGCTCGGCTATGCCCTGCTCACCAGTGCCACCTTAGGTGACGCTTTGCGCCTGGCGCTGCGCTATCCGGCGCTGATGGGAACACTTTTCGAACTGAGCCTGGAAACCGACGGTTCGCGCATCTGGCTGACCGCCGCCGACTACCGCGAAAGCCCGGCCCTGGCCGCGTTCAATACCGAGTTCTGCCTGGTGTCGCTGAAGGTCATCTGCGACGACCTGCTGGGCCACGCCCTGCCGCTACTGGGCGCGCGCTTCGACTACCCGGCCCCGGACTATCAGCAACGCTACCGCGAACCTTTCGACTGCCCGCTGCAATTCAACGCCAGCAGCAACGCCTTCGCCTTCGACCAGCGCTGGCTGGACCAGCCCCTGCCCCTGGCGGACGTGATCACCCACCAGGCCATGGCCGAACGCTGCCGCAAGCAGAACACCGAGTTCACCGGGCGCCAGGCCTGGCTGGGGCGCATCCGCCAGTTGCTGGCGGCGCAGCTGGACGCCGCACCGGGCCTGGAAGGGCTGGCGGAACAGATGAACTGCTCGGCCCGGACCCTGCGCCGCCACCTGCGGGACCTGGGGTGCAGCTATCAGGAACTGCTGGACGAGCTGCGCTTCGAGCGCGCCAAGCAGATGCTCTGCGAAGACCAGATGCCCATCTACCGCATCGCCGAGGCCCTGGGCTTCAGCGAAACCGCGAGCTTTCGCCATGCTTTCATCCGCTGGAGCGGCGTGGCGCCGAGCCAGTTCCGGCCCTGA
- a CDS encoding F390 synthetase-related protein, giving the protein MNSERLLGTLRSIGSFVFSRYALRFRRRERLEAWQARRLRHFMAKVLPRGQRFNGLTQDGLHSLPLMDKAALMSDFAAFNTRALSLEQVLPVALQAERSRDFSPTLGDITVGLSSGTSGAQGVFLVSSVERQRWAGILLARTLPRALLPRLLCPWLAPLRIAFFLRANSRLYTTLASRRIDFAFHDLTLGLAASLQRLNQQNPDVLVAPATVLRGLAQAALAGQLTIRPRHILSVAEVLESTDAELVQQAFGRKPQQIYQASEGFLGYTCEAGTLHLNESHLHIEPQWLDPERTRFQPIITDFSRRTQLIVRYRLNDILRVASAPCPCGRAERAIAAVEGRADEILWLPRLDGQQLAPLYPDVLRRALLMLGAELEEYQIHQRGLLWQANLRTSGDYHGLCQRLSEALAELCAQQGLQAPQLSFGHWQAPPPQTKRRRLLMLQLPEGLPCVY; this is encoded by the coding sequence ATGAACAGTGAGCGCCTGCTGGGCACTCTGCGCAGCATCGGTTCATTCGTGTTCAGCCGCTACGCCCTGCGCTTTCGCCGCCGCGAGCGGCTGGAAGCCTGGCAGGCCCGGCGCCTGCGGCACTTCATGGCCAAAGTCCTGCCCCGTGGCCAGCGCTTCAACGGGCTGACCCAAGACGGCCTGCACAGCTTGCCGCTCATGGACAAAGCCGCCCTGATGAGCGACTTCGCCGCCTTCAACACCCGCGCCCTGAGCCTGGAGCAGGTGTTGCCGGTGGCCCTGCAGGCCGAGCGTTCCCGGGACTTCAGCCCGACCCTGGGGGACATCACCGTGGGCCTGTCCAGCGGCACCTCGGGGGCCCAGGGGGTGTTCCTGGTCAGCAGCGTGGAACGCCAGCGCTGGGCCGGCATCCTGCTGGCGCGCACCCTGCCCCGGGCCCTGCTGCCACGGCTGCTGTGCCCCTGGCTGGCGCCGCTGCGGATCGCCTTCTTCCTGCGGGCCAACAGCCGCCTGTACACCACCCTGGCCAGCCGCCGCATCGACTTCGCCTTTCATGACCTGACCCTGGGCCTGGCCGCGTCCCTGCAACGCCTCAACCAGCAGAACCCGGACGTGCTGGTGGCCCCGGCCACGGTGCTGCGGGGGCTGGCCCAGGCGGCCCTGGCCGGGCAGCTGACGATCCGCCCACGGCACATCCTGTCGGTGGCCGAAGTGCTGGAAAGCACCGACGCCGAGCTGGTCCAGCAAGCCTTCGGGCGCAAGCCGCAGCAGATCTATCAGGCCAGTGAAGGCTTTCTCGGCTACACCTGCGAGGCCGGCACCCTGCACCTGAATGAAAGCCACCTGCACATCGAGCCGCAATGGCTGGACCCTGAGCGCACGCGCTTCCAGCCGATCATCACCGACTTTTCCCGGCGTACACAGCTGATCGTGCGTTATCGCCTCAACGACATCCTGCGGGTGGCCAGCGCGCCCTGCCCCTGTGGCCGTGCGGAGCGGGCCATCGCCGCCGTGGAAGGCCGCGCCGACGAGATCCTCTGGCTGCCCCGGCTCGACGGCCAGCAGCTGGCACCGCTCTACCCTGACGTATTGCGCCGGGCCCTGCTGATGCTGGGGGCGGAACTGGAGGAATACCAGATTCACCAGCGCGGGCTGCTCTGGCAGGCCAACCTGCGTACCTCGGGCGACTACCACGGGCTGTGCCAGCGCTTGAGCGAAGCCCTGGCCGAACTCTGCGCGCAACAAGGGCTGCAGGCGCCGCAGCTGAGCTTCGGCCACTGGCAGGCACCACCGCCACAAACAAAAAGACGCCGCCTGCTGATGCTGCAACTACCCGAGGGACTGCCATGCGTGTATTGA
- a CDS encoding asparaginase — translation MTPSTYPGAQHVMVLYTGGTIGMQASADGLAPASGFDVRMRAYLDSQPGLVLPAWRFREMAPLIDSANMTPDYWQRLREAVVEAVDQGCDSVLILHGTDTLAYSAAAMSFQLLGLPAPVVFTGSMLPAGVPDSDAWENLSGALSALGQGLAPGVHLYFHGELLAPTRCAKIRSFGRHPFAALKRNGGGARAEAIPAGLDYRQARQLAKVGVLPLFPGIGAELLDGVLDSGIQALVLECFGSGTGPSDNPAFLASLKRAQEQGIVVVAVTQCHEGGVELDIYEAGSRLRGVGVLSGGGMTREAAFGKLNALLGAGLESAEVRRLVELDLCGELS, via the coding sequence ATGACCCCTTCGACCTACCCTGGCGCCCAGCACGTCATGGTGCTCTACACCGGCGGCACCATCGGCATGCAGGCCAGCGCCGACGGCCTGGCCCCGGCCTCGGGTTTCGACGTGCGCATGCGCGCCTACCTCGACAGCCAGCCCGGGCTGGTGCTGCCGGCCTGGCGCTTTCGCGAGATGGCGCCGCTGATCGACAGCGCCAACATGACCCCCGACTACTGGCAGCGCCTGCGTGAAGCGGTGGTCGAAGCCGTGGACCAGGGCTGCGACAGCGTGCTGATCCTCCATGGCACCGATACCCTGGCCTACAGCGCCGCCGCCATGAGCTTCCAGTTGCTGGGCCTGCCGGCGCCCGTGGTGTTCACCGGCTCGATGCTGCCAGCGGGTGTGCCCGACAGCGATGCCTGGGAAAACCTCAGCGGCGCCCTGTCGGCCCTGGGCCAGGGCCTGGCCCCGGGGGTGCACCTGTACTTCCACGGCGAGCTGCTGGCACCGACCCGCTGCGCGAAAATCCGCAGCTTCGGCCGTCACCCGTTCGCCGCCCTGAAGCGCAATGGCGGCGGCGCCAGGGCCGAGGCGATTCCCGCCGGGCTGGATTACCGCCAAGCCAGGCAACTGGCCAAGGTCGGCGTACTGCCGCTGTTCCCCGGCATCGGCGCCGAGCTGCTGGACGGCGTGCTCGACAGCGGCATCCAGGCCCTGGTCCTGGAATGCTTCGGCAGCGGCACCGGTCCTAGCGACAACCCGGCGTTCCTGGCCAGTCTCAAGCGCGCACAGGAGCAAGGCATCGTGGTGGTGGCGGTGACCCAGTGCCATGAAGGCGGTGTGGAGCTGGACATCTACGAAGCCGGCAGCCGCCTGCGCGGCGTGGGCGTGCTGTCCGGTGGCGGCATGACCCGCGAAGCGGCGTTCGGCAAGCTCAATGCGCTGCTCGGTGCCGGGCTGGAAAGCGCCGAAGTGCGGCGCCTGGTGGAACTCGATCTGTGTGGCGAGTTGAGCTGA
- a CDS encoding ATP-grasp domain-containing protein — MRVLILGARAPACLEWARAFSQAGWTVTVADSLAQPLSRFSRAAEHFVRLPEPRHDPEAWIEALAGVIRQQAIDLLLPTCEEVFYLAHGLERLRPLCRVFTSDFELLHRLHHKGDFAAMTQGWDVAAPPTRVLHDPAALQALAAEHDALVFKPAYSRFASQTLIRPSPAQLAKVQPSAEAPWVAQQFVPGQEYCSFSVLMDGQLRAHSSYQPRYRVGRGSGIYFHSCAPAPIRAFLEQFGRATGYTGQVGFDFIEDQQGRFHVLECNPRATSGVHLFDDQRVQLVAALGSEADAALEATLEPRMIALAMLLLAAPQRALSRTFWHDYQQARDVIVQDGDRGPLTAQLLSLSEIIGRALTRRCGLLAASTADIEWNGQPLGAPRR, encoded by the coding sequence ATGCGTGTATTGATTCTCGGCGCCCGGGCCCCGGCCTGCCTGGAGTGGGCCCGGGCCTTTAGCCAAGCCGGCTGGACGGTGACCGTGGCCGATTCCCTGGCCCAACCCCTGAGCCGCTTCAGCCGCGCCGCCGAGCACTTCGTGCGCCTGCCGGAACCCCGCCACGACCCCGAGGCCTGGATCGAAGCCCTGGCGGGGGTCATCCGCCAACAGGCCATCGACCTGCTGCTGCCCACCTGCGAAGAGGTGTTCTACCTGGCCCACGGCCTGGAGCGCCTGCGGCCTTTGTGTCGGGTGTTCACCAGCGACTTCGAGCTGCTGCACCGCCTGCATCACAAGGGCGATTTCGCCGCCATGACCCAGGGCTGGGATGTGGCCGCGCCGCCGACCCGGGTGCTGCATGACCCGGCCGCGTTGCAAGCACTGGCGGCAGAGCACGATGCCCTGGTGTTCAAGCCGGCCTATTCGCGCTTCGCCTCCCAGACCCTGATCCGCCCGAGCCCGGCGCAACTGGCCAAGGTCCAGCCCAGCGCCGAGGCGCCCTGGGTGGCCCAGCAGTTTGTCCCCGGCCAGGAGTACTGCAGCTTCAGCGTGCTGATGGACGGCCAGTTGCGCGCCCACAGCAGCTACCAGCCGCGCTACCGGGTCGGGCGCGGCTCGGGGATCTACTTCCACAGCTGTGCCCCGGCGCCGATCCGTGCGTTTCTGGAACAGTTCGGCCGGGCCACCGGCTACACCGGGCAGGTGGGTTTCGACTTCATCGAAGACCAGCAGGGCCGCTTCCATGTCCTGGAGTGCAACCCCAGGGCCACCAGCGGCGTGCACCTGTTCGACGACCAGCGCGTGCAGTTGGTAGCGGCGCTGGGCAGCGAAGCCGACGCAGCGCTGGAGGCGACCCTGGAACCCCGGATGATCGCCCTGGCCATGCTGCTTCTGGCGGCGCCGCAACGGGCCTTGAGCCGCACGTTCTGGCACGACTACCAACAAGCCCGGGACGTGATCGTCCAGGACGGCGATCGCGGCCCGCTGACCGCCCAGCTGCTGAGCCTGAGCGAGATCATCGGCCGCGCCCTGACCCGCCGTTGCGGGCTGCTGGCCGCCTCCACCGCCGATATCGAGTGGAACGGCCAGCCCCTGGGAGCGCCGCGCCGATGA
- a CDS encoding aromatic ring-hydroxylating oxygenase subunit alpha: MNSHAGWWPVALSRQLHKQPLACTLHGVPLVLFRDADGAAAVLPDRCPHRFAPLSAGRVRDGQLQCPYHGWRFDPQGRCTQLPGQEQQRCSQPLLQPLHSCEAQGLVWASLASERPNAPPVAAAEQAQALDVFWISDRVQCSLQDAAENFLDGFHTHFVHAGWIRHDRQRQRIRAWVHQLEDGVEAQYSEEGTQSGLISRLFEGERGLSMGRFRLPGLAEIEYRDRQGRLNLLVSAWLSPTAEGELRLFARIATARGRLPGWLKRAVLQPLFKVILKQDRQILEKVSANQQRFATVPLRWHRPTPLDSSLDLLGPWIRQLLEQGEMHDFQERREEFWL; the protein is encoded by the coding sequence GTGAACAGTCACGCGGGCTGGTGGCCCGTCGCCCTGAGCCGGCAGCTGCACAAGCAGCCCCTGGCCTGCACCCTGCACGGCGTACCGCTGGTGCTGTTTCGCGATGCCGACGGCGCCGCCGCCGTGCTGCCGGACCGCTGCCCCCACCGCTTTGCGCCACTGAGCGCCGGCCGGGTGCGCGACGGGCAGCTCCAGTGCCCCTACCACGGCTGGCGCTTCGACCCCCAGGGCCGTTGTACTCAGCTGCCCGGCCAGGAGCAGCAGCGGTGCAGCCAGCCCTTGTTGCAACCGCTGCACAGCTGCGAAGCCCAGGGGCTGGTGTGGGCCAGCCTCGCCAGCGAGCGGCCGAATGCCCCGCCGGTGGCCGCCGCCGAGCAGGCCCAGGCCCTGGATGTGTTCTGGATCAGCGACCGGGTGCAGTGCAGCTTGCAGGACGCCGCGGAGAACTTCCTCGACGGCTTCCACACCCATTTCGTGCACGCCGGCTGGATCCGCCACGACCGCCAGCGCCAGCGGATTCGTGCCTGGGTGCATCAGCTGGAAGACGGGGTCGAAGCGCAGTACAGCGAAGAAGGCACCCAATCCGGGCTGATATCGCGGCTGTTCGAAGGCGAACGCGGCCTCAGCATGGGGCGCTTTCGCCTGCCGGGGCTGGCGGAAATCGAATACCGCGACCGCCAGGGCCGGCTCAACCTGCTGGTCAGCGCCTGGCTCAGCCCGACTGCCGAGGGCGAACTGCGCCTGTTCGCGCGCATCGCCACGGCCCGCGGCCGCTTGCCGGGCTGGCTCAAGCGCGCTGTGCTGCAACCCTTGTTCAAGGTGATCCTCAAACAGGACCGGCAGATCCTGGAAAAAGTCAGCGCCAACCAGCAGCGCTTTGCCACGGTGCCGCTACGCTGGCACCGGCCCACCCCTCTGGACAGCTCGCTGGATCTGCTCGGGCCGTGGATTCGCCAGTTGCTGGAGCAAGGTGAAATGCACGACTTCCAAGAACGCCGAGAGGAATTCTGGCTGTAA
- a CDS encoding alanine/glycine:cation symporter family protein, translated as MLEVINDFLSGKVLIVLIVGLGSYFTIRSRFVQLRHFLHMFAVFRDSLKSSGGQLSSFQALMLSLAGRVGAGNIAGVGIAVTLGGPGAVFWMWVTALVGMSSSFFECTLAQVYKRADGDGLYRGGPAYYIEHGLKRKGMAVVFSILLLVTYGFAFIGLQSYTVTHSLQDAFAFDPSHTGIVLAVLLAITFIGGIKRIAAVSDLLVPIKTLAYIAVTLYVIGTQIEQVPAMLETIIKSAFGLDPAFGGLLGSAIVMGVKRGVFANEAGLGSAPNVAAVAAVKHPGAQGVVQAFSVFLDTFVICTCTALLILLSGFYTPGFEGDGIVLTQNSLAAVVGDWGRLFVSVALSLFVFTCILYNYYLGENSLQFLTRNRTVLMLFRGLVLALVVWGSMQDLSTVFAFADITMTCLAFVNLVALAMLFKVGLRVMRDYDEQRRAGVAQPVFDSRKFADLDLDLKAWPAEPSATAEAEPQGVPAAQR; from the coding sequence ATGCTCGAAGTCATCAACGACTTCCTCTCAGGGAAAGTGCTGATCGTGCTCATTGTCGGGCTCGGCAGCTACTTCACGATCCGCTCGCGTTTCGTTCAATTGCGCCACTTCCTCCACATGTTCGCGGTGTTCCGCGACAGCCTGAAAAGCAGCGGCGGCCAGCTCAGCTCGTTCCAGGCGCTGATGCTCAGCCTCGCCGGCCGGGTCGGCGCGGGCAACATTGCAGGCGTCGGCATCGCCGTGACCCTGGGTGGCCCGGGCGCGGTGTTCTGGATGTGGGTGACCGCGCTGGTCGGCATGTCCAGCAGCTTCTTCGAATGCACCCTGGCCCAGGTCTACAAGCGCGCCGACGGCGACGGCCTGTACCGCGGCGGCCCGGCCTACTACATCGAGCACGGCCTGAAGCGCAAAGGCATGGCGGTGGTGTTCTCCATCCTGCTGCTGGTCACCTACGGCTTCGCCTTCATCGGCCTACAGTCCTACACCGTGACGCACTCGCTGCAGGATGCCTTTGCCTTCGACCCAAGCCACACCGGCATCGTCCTGGCGGTGCTGCTGGCCATTACCTTCATCGGCGGCATCAAGCGCATCGCCGCAGTGTCCGACCTGCTGGTCCCGATCAAGACCCTGGCCTACATCGCCGTGACCCTGTACGTGATCGGCACCCAGATCGAACAAGTGCCGGCCATGCTGGAGACCATCATCAAGAGCGCCTTCGGCCTCGACCCGGCCTTCGGCGGCCTGCTCGGCAGCGCCATCGTCATGGGCGTGAAGCGTGGCGTGTTCGCCAACGAAGCGGGCCTGGGCAGTGCGCCCAACGTCGCCGCCGTGGCCGCCGTGAAGCACCCGGGCGCCCAGGGCGTGGTCCAGGCCTTCAGCGTGTTCCTCGACACCTTCGTGATCTGCACCTGCACCGCGCTGCTGATCCTGCTGTCGGGCTTCTACACCCCGGGCTTCGAAGGCGACGGCATCGTCCTGACCCAGAACTCGCTGGCCGCCGTGGTCGGTGACTGGGGTCGCCTGTTCGTCAGCGTCGCGCTGTCGCTGTTCGTCTTCACCTGCATCCTCTACAACTACTACCTGGGCGAGAACAGCCTGCAGTTCCTCACCCGCAACCGCACCGTGCTGATGCTGTTCCGCGGCCTGGTGCTGGCGCTGGTGGTATGGGGTTCGATGCAGGACCTTTCGACCGTGTTCGCCTTCGCCGACATCACCATGACCTGCCTGGCCTTCGTCAACCTGGTGGCCCTGGCCATGCTGTTCAAGGTCGGCCTGCGGGTGATGCGCGACTACGACGAGCAGCGCCGCGCCGGCGTCGCCCAGCCGGTGTTCGACTCGCGCAAGTTCGCCGATCTGGACCTGGACCTGAAGGCCTGGCCCGCCGAACCCTCGGCCACCGCCGAGGCCGAGCCGCAAGGCGTGCCCGCAGCGCAACGCTGA